A window of Microbacterium hominis genomic DNA:
GCCTTCTCCGCGGCGGCCTTCTCGGCGGCGGCCTTCGCCTCGGCCTCGCGGCGCGCCTTCTCGGCGGCCTCCTCCTCGGCCTTCTTCTTGATGGCGGCGTCGAGGCCGGTGCGCAGTTCCGTCACCCGCGTCTCGACGGAGGCGACGAGCGCGGTCACGTCGTCGGTGAGATCGGGGATGAGGGGCGCCGGCATGTCCAGGCCGCCCTGCAGGCGCTCCGCGGCGTCGGCGAGGTCGCCGGTGTCGATCGTGATGTCGTCGGTTCCGATGTCCAGGCCCGAGGCGGTGATGTCCTCCTCGACCTGCGCCGCGGCGGCCACCGCGCTGTCGGTCGCGTCGAGCGCGGCGTACGCGGCGGTCGAGATGTCATCGGTGCCCTCGGCGCTGACGACGGCGACCGGCTCGAGCGTCGTGGTGTACGACGCGAGCTCGAAGCTGCCGAACGAGTCCTGCGCCTGCGCCGACGTCAGGGGCACCGCGGTGGCTGCTCCCACGGTGGCCGTCAGGCCGATCGCGACGCTCGCGGCGACCGCAGCCAGGCGGCGGGTCGAGCGGCGGCGGGCGCGCCGGGCGCGACGGGTGAGGGCATCAGGAGAGTTCGAGCGCATGGAGAGACCGGTTCCGTATCGGGGAGCGGCACCGACCGCACGGGTCACGGCCGACGCAAGGCCCCGAGTTTGCCGACCTCGTCTGGACGGTTCCAGGACGTTTCCTGGGTGAACCATGTGAGCGGGCCGCGCAGAAAAGTCCTGATCAAGAGCCTACCCCGCATGCCGGTTCCGGCATACCGACGCTCGCCGCGGGGGTCGAGGTGGCCACGTGGAGGTTTCGAGTTAGGTTAGGCTCACCTTCATGTCCACCACCTCGACACGAGCATCCTGGTCCGTCGCCGTCCTCGCTGCAGCCGGCCTCGCCGTCACCGCCTGCGCCTCCTCGCCCGGGGCGACCGCGCCGTCCGACGACGCGTCCGACCCCCGAGTCGTCACCGTCGCGAACGCCCAGCCCACGCTGGTCCTGGTCGAACAGGATGGCGAATCGTCGTATCGCGAAGACGCCGAGACTCCCCGCGGATCCGTCGAGGTGCCGTACCAGCCCGAGGCGGTCGTGACCTTCGACATCGCGACCCTCGACACGCTCGACGCCATCGGGGCCGGCGACGCCGTGGTCGGCATCCCGGACATTCCGCTTCCGGACTATCTCTCGGACTACGCCGACCTCCCCAAGGTCGGAACCCTCTTCGAGCCCGACTTCGAGGCCGTCGCAGAACTGGAGCCCGATCTCATCGTCGTGGCCGCCCGCAGCACCGGTCAGTACGACGAGCTGAGCGAGATCTCCACCACGATCGACCTCACCGGCACGGCCGGCGGAACCTTCGACCCGAGCGCCGGCCTCGAGCGCGCCGAGCAGCTCGGCGAGATCTTCGGAGCGGAGGATGCCGTCGCCGAGCGGATCGCCGAGATCGACGAGCTCACCGCCGCCATCGAGGACGAGGTCAGCGGCACGGCGCTCGTGCTGTCGGTCTCGGGCGGCGAGTACGGCGCGTTCGGCGAAGGTTCGCGCTTCGGCTACTTCTTCGACGAGCTGGGCTTCGTGCCGGCCGTCCCCGCGACCGAGCTCCCGGGCGCCGAAGGCTCGTCGCACGGCGACACCGTCACGAACGAGTTCCTCCTGACCGCCGACCCCGACTGGATCATCGCGTTCGATCGGGGCGCTGCCACCGGTGAGGGCTCGAGCGCGGAGGAGACCCTCGACAACGAGCTCGTCGCCGAGACCGTCGCCGGCAAGGAGGGCCAGATCATCCTGCTCCCCGCGAGCGAGCTCTACATCGTCATCAACGGGCTCACCTCGATCCAGAACGTGCTCAC
This region includes:
- a CDS encoding lytic transglycosylase domain-containing protein, producing the protein MRSNSPDALTRRARRARRRSTRRLAAVAASVAIGLTATVGAATAVPLTSAQAQDSFGSFELASYTTTLEPVAVVSAEGTDDISTAAYAALDATDSAVAAAAQVEEDITASGLDIGTDDITIDTGDLADAAERLQGGLDMPAPLIPDLTDDVTALVASVETRVTELRTGLDAAIKKKAEEEAAEKARREAEAKAAAEKAAAEKAAAEAAAAAAANANANSGSSSGTSAPAPAPTYAAAGTSAAEAQSIARSMLPSFGWGDDQFGCLVSLWNKESGWNSQAYNPSSGAFGIPQALPGSKMASAGADWQTNAATQIRWGLGYIQGRYGSPCGAWGHSQAYGWY
- a CDS encoding siderophore ABC transporter substrate-binding protein: MSTTSTRASWSVAVLAAAGLAVTACASSPGATAPSDDASDPRVVTVANAQPTLVLVEQDGESSYREDAETPRGSVEVPYQPEAVVTFDIATLDTLDAIGAGDAVVGIPDIPLPDYLSDYADLPKVGTLFEPDFEAVAELEPDLIVVAARSTGQYDELSEISTTIDLTGTAGGTFDPSAGLERAEQLGEIFGAEDAVAERIAEIDELTAAIEDEVSGTALVLSVSGGEYGAFGEGSRFGYFFDELGFVPAVPATELPGAEGSSHGDTVTNEFLLTADPDWIIAFDRGAATGEGSSAEETLDNELVAETVAGKEGQIILLPASELYIVINGLTSIQNVLTTLHDAVSE